One segment of Panicum virgatum strain AP13 chromosome 3K, P.virgatum_v5, whole genome shotgun sequence DNA contains the following:
- the LOC120699221 gene encoding protein FAR1-RELATED SEQUENCE 5-like, whose translation MNIDEGIHTPHASSMTEGEEGCSRNIITPPATVDPSDIQTPNPGHIYTHRDDMDEAWIPRVGRCFKSEEEAHEFYCTYAEKAGFEPKKANKSGNTRYFRCNRFGKGEYYKKDEAERKTGKTSKKTSCLAMIKLKFRRDEESNEKVAEIEQVRLDHNHVLLPKPTETKQMRAHKNKDPLLLDYVDDLQANDVPNHCVRNIIRGMHGGEENIAMTDKDLENRRAANMRAEHANDVNKLMEFFKDCEAENPQFRWEAKLDTNGCIHSIFWSHASMQGDYIDFGDAMTFDTTYKTNIYDKPLAMFVGSDHHLHNTVFGCALLGDEKQETFEWVFKAFKKCMVKNRTKCILTDEDTAMEAAIKKEFPGITHKICRWHVVNRLSSELNKLYERYKKRDFKQKFNSVLNHPLTPWEFEAAWNNLIAEFKLEENTALQSLYDQRKRYIPVYFKGDYCGRMASTQRSESTNFIMKKCFVGKKTALHRFAKQVLNFLHTRRMKEGAETYHGTSKTLTKTKWEFEIQMGRIYSRNVFKDFETKLFECTAYKIEDDTDAGRNYYLICHTHKTTKICWGQHKFKVRADKEKDDFSCECREWEHTGLFCVHLLRTFIHIQIDKIPAKYIFKRYTKSARRDVAFSREDKILTGDDGNTKNYRTKLLLKKSTKVVQAGSMSKAAFERAIEGMDSVFNEIKDIPHDIGPKKKHDRKKYNRTGNI comes from the exons ATGAACATAGACGAAGGAATACACACACCACATGCATCGAGCATGACCGAGG GTGAAGAAGGATGTAGCAGAAATATAATCACACCGCCTGCAACTGTTGACCCATCTGATATTCAGACACCGAATCCTGGACATATATACACACAT AGAGACGACATGGACGAAGCTTGGATTCCAAGAGTGGGTAGGTGCTTCAAATCAGAGGAAGAAGCACATGAATTCTACTGTACATATGCTGAAAAGGCAGGTTTCGAGCCAAAAAAGGCTAACAAGTCAGGGAATACTAGGTACTTTAGGTGCAATCGTTTTGGAAAAGGAGAGTACTACAAGAAAGACGAGGCAGAACGAAAAACGGGCAAGACATCAAAGAAGACATCGTGCCTGGCGATGATAAAGCTAAAGTTTAGACGTGATGAAGAAAGTAATGAAAAAGTAGCGGAGATAGAGCAGGTCAGACTAGATCATAACCATGTGTTGCTCCCAAAGCCTACAGAGACAAAACAGATGAGGGCGCACAAGAACAAAGATCCTCTGCTTCTAGACTATGTTGATGACCTACAAGCAAATGACGTTCCTAACCATTGCGTTAGAAACATAATAAGAGGTATGCATGGGGGTGAGGAGAACATAGCAATGACCGACAAAGATCTGGAAAATAG AAGGGCAGCGAATATGAGGGCGGAGCATGCTAATGACGTGAACAAGCTGATGGAATTCTTCAAAGACTGTGAGGCAGAGAACCCCCAATTCCGGTGGGAGGCAAAGCTTGACACGAATGGATGCATACACAGCATATTTTGGAGCCATGCAAGCATGCAAGGGGACTATATAGATTTTGGTGATGCAATGACATTTGATACAACATATAAAACAAATATTTATGATAAACCACTAGCTATGTTTGTTGGCTCTGACCATCACCTACATAACACCGTTTTCGGGTGTGCACTGCTCGGAGATGAAAAACAGGAAACATTCGAGTGGGTTTTCAAAGCATTTAAAAAATGCATGGTCAAGAACCGAACAAAATGTATTCTGACAG ATGAAGATACAGCTATGGAAGCAGCAATCAAGAAGGAGTTTCCAGGGATAACTCACAAAATATGCAGGTGGCATGTAGTAAACAGGCTATCTTCGGAGCTGAACAAATTGTATGAAAG GTACAAGAAACGAGACTTCAAGCAAAAATTTAATTCGGTGCTAAACCATCCACTAACACCTTGGGAGTTTGAGGCAGCATGGAATAATCTAATAGCAGAATTTAAACTAGAAGAAAATACTGCACTTCAAAGCCTTTATGATCAGCGCAAAAGGTATATCCCAGTCTATTTCAAAGGTGATTACTGTGGAAGAATGGCATCCACACAACGCAGCGAGAGCACTAATTTTATTATGAAGAAGTGTTTTGTGGGAAAGAAAACAGCATTGCACAGGTTTGCGAAGCAAGTACTTAATTTTTTGCATACAAGGAGGATGAAGGAAGGTGCGGAGACTTACCATGGaacg AGCAAGACCCTTACAAAGACCAAATGGGAATTCGAGATACAAATGGGAAGAATTTACAGTAGAAATGTGTTTAAAGACTTCGAGACAAAACTGTTTGAATGCACTGCATATAAGATTGAGGACGATACAGATGCAGGTAGGAATTACTATCTAATATGTCATACACACAAGACTACGAAGATATGTTGGGGGCAACACAAATTTAAAGTACGAGCAGACAAAGAGAAGGATGATTTCAGCTGCGAGTGCAGGGAGTGGGAGCACACAG GCCTATTCTGCGTTCATTTGCTGCGGACCTTCATTCACATACAAATTGATAAAATACCTGCGAAATACATTTTCAAGAGGTACACCAAGTCAGCAAGGAGAGATGTGGCATTTAGCAGGGAAGACAAGATTTTAACAGGAGACGATGGAAACACAAAAAACTATAGAACAAAATTGCTACTGAAAAAGAGCACAAAAGTTGTCCAAGCAGGTAGCATGTCGAAGGCTGCGTTTGAAAGAGCAATTGAAGGGATGGATAGCGTGTTCAACGAAATAAAGGACATCCCGCATGATAttgggccaaaaaaaaaacacgacaGGAAGAAATACAACAGGACAG GAAACATATAG
- the LOC120699222 gene encoding laccase-25-like, protein MIITAVNGQLPGPTIEAREGDTVVVHLVNESPYDMTIHWHGIFQRGTPWADGPAMVTQCPVKPGGNYTYRFNVTDQEGSLWWHAHISLLRATVYGALVIRPRGGAEAYPFPKPHGEETVLLGEWWNANVEDLDRMAFLTGNTPPNADAYTINGKPGDFYNCSNANQTYRFQVQRNETYLLRIINAALNTPMFFKVANHSFTVVGADAVYTTPYETDVVVVAPGQTVDALMVTGAPVGRYYMAASPYDSAIPQGPPFSMTTGTAIVEYVGSAGEETPQLPSRPEYNDTNTAFRFFSNLTALVLPGKPTVPLSVDTRMFVTVGLGNSDCQPAQLLCNTTGTRPPIFSSSMNNASFVLPDSVSMLQAHYANASAGVYTSDFPDQPPVIFDYTADASDTARLKYTTKSTKVKTLRYNETVEMVLQNTRLIAKESHPMHLHGFNFFVLAQGFGNYDQATATPQFNLVNPQERNTVAVPTGGWAVIRFVANNPGMWFMHCHFDAHLDLGLGMVFEVQDGPTVETSVPQPPFDLPQC, encoded by the exons ATGATCATCACGGCGGTGAACGGCCAGCTCCCCGGGCCGACCATCGAGGCCCGCGAGGGCGACACGGTGGTTGTCCACCTCGTGAACGAATCACCCTACGACATGACCATTCACTG GCACGGGATCTTCCAGCGCGGCACGCCGTGGGCGGACGGGCCGGCGATGGTGACGCAGTGCCCCGTCAAGCCGGGCGGCAACTACACCTACCGCTTCAACGTGACGGACCAGGAGGGCTCGCTGTGGTGGCACGCCCACATCTCCTTGCTCCGCGCCACCGTCTACGGAGCACTGGTCAtccgcccccgcggcggcgccgaggcctACCCGTTCCCCAAGCCACACGGGGAGGAGACCGTCCTCCTCGGCGAGTGGTGGAACGCCAACGTCGAAGACCTGGATCGGATGGCGTTCCTCACCGGCAACACGCCGCCGAACGCCGACGCTTACACCATCAACGGCAAGCCGGGGGACTTCTACAACTGCTCCAACGCAAACC AGACGTACAGATTTCAGGTGCAGCGCAACGAGACGTACCTGCTCCGGATCATCAACGCTGCGCTCAACACGCCCATGTTTTTCAAGGTGGCGAACCACAGCTTCACCGTCGTCGGCGCCGACGCCGTCTACACCACGCCGTACGAGACTGACGTCGTGGTGGTCGCCCCGGGACAGACCGTGGACGCGCTCATGGTCACGGGCGCCCCCGTCGGCCGCTACTACATGGCGGCGTCCCCGTACGACAGCGCCATCCCGCAGGGGCCACCGTTCAGCATGACCACCGGCACGGCCATCGTCGAGTACGTTGGCTCGGCCGGGGAGGAGACGCCGCAGCTGCCGTCGCGGCCGGAGTACAACGACACCAACACGGCCTTCAGGTTCTTCTCCAACCTGACAGCGCTGGTGCTCCCCGGCAAACCGACGGTGCCGCTATCCGTGGACACCCGCATGTTCGTCACCGTTGGGCTCGGCAACTCCGATTGCCAGCCGGCGCAGCTGTTGTGCAACACGACCGGGACCAGACCGCCCATCTTCTCGTCGAGCATGAACAACGCGTCCTTCGTGCTCCCCGATTCCGTCTCCATGCTCCAGGCGCACTACGCGAACGCCTCTGCCGGCGTCTACACCAGCGACTTCCCCGACCAGCCGCCGGTTATCTTCGACTACACCGCCGACGCCAGCGACACGGCGAGGCTGAAATACACGACCAAGTCTACCAAGGTGAAGACGCTGAGATACAACGAGACGGTGGAGATGGTGCTGCAGAACACGCGGCTGATCGCCAAGGAGAGCCACCCCATGCACCTCCACGGCTTCAACTTCTTCGTGCTCGCGCAGGGCTTCGGCAACTATGACCAGGCCACGGCAACGCCGCAGTTCAACCTCGTGAACCCGCAGGAGCGCAACACCGTCGCTGTCCCCACCGGCGGCTGGGCAGTCATCCGCTTCGTGGCAAACAACCCTG GGATGTGGTTCATGCACTGCCACTTCGATGCTCATCTTGATCTGGGGCTGGGAATGGTGTTTGAGGTTCAGGACGGGCCAACGGTGGAAACATCGGTGCCGCAACCTCCATTCGACCTACCACAGTGCTAA